The window CGGTCCGCTGAAAGCGGCAGAGCGGGATTTGCGAGGGCCCAGCCTTTTCCCCACCACTTTAAAGATTGGCCTTCTCTCCCGTGTCCGCCCCTTCGTAATTACACGCCAAATATGAGGCCATCCTGCCTCGGCAACGCTTTCACATTCTTCCCCGACTAAACCATCGAGCGCCTCAAGGGCATTGTCAAATGCTGAATCAACATCAAACAATTCATGTTCCATGAAATATCTCATATTTTACACCTTTCATTGAATAATCGTACATTGATTCTTCTTCCGCGAATACATCAAATTCATCTTCGCCAAAATATCCATCTTCGAATTCTTCATCAAATATATCATCAAAATAATCTTCTTCAAATGCTTCTAAATCCAACTCATCGTATACCATGCGGCACACCCTCATTCCATTATAATAGTATTTTTTCATAATTTCTTTCACTTTACTTTTCTTCTTTCAGGTTATTGAGCATCCTTCTCCTTTTATTTTAAAAGAGTGAATAGTCTGTTTCTGAAAAACGCTACATAGTATTCCGGTGATAAAACTGTTTTGAATACCATGAGAGAAGTTCAGAGCATCGATAGACCATTGATGCGCGACTATCCACCCCTAATTTTGCGAAAATACGCCGTAAATGGGTCGAAACCGTCCATTCACTGATTTTCAACTGATTTGCAATCTGCTTGTTTACCTTCCCTTCCGCCACAAGCATGACAATTTGCAGTTCTCTTCTCGTAAGCATCTCTACAAGATTATTCACAACCTTCTCTCGCTGACCATTCTTTTCTGAATATTTTATGATATAATAGATTTTTTGGTTTGTTTTCAGTTTTCCCACAATTTTGTCTTTTGGAAACGCATCATGCTCATAGAGCAGGTTTTCAGGAATGATCAAAAATGACTGCTCTCCTATAGCAAAATCCGCCACGGAATCATCCGTTATATATTTTTGTATCATAGGCAAGCAGTACTGTTTGCTCTGCTTTTCATCTTTCTTCAGAAACTCACTTTTCAGAGGCATCCTTTCCTCCTCCCGAATCCATAAAAAAAGCCTCACTGCAAAGTTGTGCTATAAAAACATCTTTGGCAGTAAGGCTGTCTTCAACTAAACTGCTTAAACAGATTAAACCGTTTAAACTGCTTATGAGACCCTCTACTTTGCGCCATCTGGTCACCCAGATTTTGCCTTTATCGTATGTTTTGCTTTTCTCACGTATCTCTTAAACCCCAATCTTGCACTAGATACATTGCTTTATCATGATTGAGAGGCAAGATTCTTATGTATTGAATATACTTTTGGTAAGGAGCAATTATGATTCCAAATGATAATAAGCAAATAATAATTTTCTAACCATCAATGAATATTCTGGTTATGTGGATATGAGATTTTTTGCCGCCTTCGTTACAATATGAAAATGTAACAGAGGAATGTTACACTTTTTCATATTGACAAGAAGAAAAAGGCAACCTTCAGAAGATTCAACAAACGAATAAGTTCTTCTAAAATAGCACATTAGACTGTTTACAGAACAAAAATTACCAAGGCATTTTCACTGTAACATAAAACTGTAACATACGTGTAACATTGAGAGAAAGATATTACACTTTTTGAAAAAATAAAAAGCCCCCTTTCCTGCGGCCATGAAGAGTCTTAAGGGAGTTTTATCATCGTCCTTTCATCGTTGGTTTTGCGATGAGGATTGCGAATATTTTCAATGACCTCAGGTGTTATACGGACACCGCTGTTCATCATTCCAGGCGGAGCCAGAATAGCCCCCTTTGAACATCCATACGAACGTCCCAATTCATCCAAAATGCCTGATGTGTGCACCCCGAGAATAAAACGTCTCCTATTTTCCCGTTCCAAATACCAGACCGGACTTCCACTATGTCCCGGACAGGTATCAACGGTATAAAGAAGCCGTCGGGGAGTCACCTTCTTCAGTCTCTCGGTGTGGCGCCATAATGTCCCAATCGGCCTGTCTCCCGGATAGCCCGCTATCGTTATCAAGGCTCTTTGTTTGATCTTATCAAGCTCAGCCTGTGAAAAAGACTTCAACTTCATAAACTCTTTTATGCCTAGAAACGCGCGTGGCAAAATAATAATGCCGTAATCAAATCCCTTTCGGTCTGAATTCCGTGGATGAACCGCTTTTACGTAACGTTTTGGCGCGTAATATCGCTTTGAAATAATAGAGCCATATGGCATGATAACCCGGTCAGAACGGCCGGGAATTACCGTAATTTTCTCAGGCGCACGACCAAATTTATGACTATAAACACAATGTCCGGCAGTGAGTACGGTTTTCGGGCCAATCAATGCCCCGGTGCATCCGCGCCATAACCCGTCACCGAAATCCCTGCCAAGATAACAAACAGTATTAAAAGGAAACCGTTTTGTGCTTATCTCATGCACCCTGCTATCCTGAGGACCTATTAGGGCGTAATCAACCCCGGCTGCAAGATCTTCAAGGGCGTCTATTGCTCTGTCTGTCTCCTGGTCCACGGCATATCCCCCTCAACTTTTATCGTTATCCTCAGCATGTTGTGCCCCTGCGGTATTATTTTTTTGTCCGGCAGAAACCTCTTTCCCTTTCTTCTGTTCCGGACAATAAAAGGAATCAGGTCCCTCTTCTACCAGCACATCCCATATCCTGGAAATTATGGAGTCTTTATTCTCCTTCGTTTTGAGCCATTGCACGGTATCATCAATAAACTTTTTTTCCTCCTCAGTCATTAACAGCTTCTCTTCTCCTGGCTCGTCCAGATAATTTTCAGCATCATCACTATCCGCATTGCTGTAATCTACTTCATCCTCATCCTTCTTGCGCTGACCATGACCCGGTTTTTTCGTTTTTGTTTCTTTTTCCACTTCATCAAATTCATGTATTATGAGTTTATAAAGTTCGTCATCTTCTTCTTTTAGTATTTTTTTATCTACAATCACTTTTGATACCCCCTTTGCTTCAAAATTCATTTTCGTAATTTCTCGTATTTCTTGACCTGCTCAGGTAAATGAGGGAGACCGGATTTGACCAACCACTAAATACCCCACAAACTTGGGGAAGATAACAACGTCTCGCAGTTGTAGCCTCATCCGGTATTCTTAACAAAATTTTCAAGTTCATCTTCAACTACCATAATAAGTTTCTGATTATATGTGTTCATTTGTATTTTCATAAAGAACGTATCATGTATGTGTTTTTACGTAACAGGAAAACGATGTCGTGTTTTTGTCGTTAAGCGAACGGGTAAGCAAGGCTTTCTCATCATCGTTCCTTTGCCCGGTATTCGTTTTGTCTGGATCAGTGGACAATACGCCTTTGCCGCTGGCAACTTCCTCAGCCCGAGGACAATCGACAGATTGGCATTTGGGTCTTTTAATGGTTCAATATGCCGTCTCGTCGCGGTTAAAAGCGTTAATACTCCAGGACCGTGACCACTCACGGTGCTATCGCTGTGGACAATTATCCCTATGGTAATCGCGCCGCCACGATAGGAACGGCCAAATCTTGTATCCGAATGGATGATTGCGACAAAATCACCAAAACGAAGGGTTTCAAGTTTATATTTCCTCCTGATGTCAGGATCAAAGAGCTGAATATCATAGTCTCCCCGAACGGCATTGCTTTTGCCAATGCCAGATCCCATAATAGACGCCGGAATACAGTGGGTAACCGGCGCCTGCACATGTGCCGTCTGAGTTCGCAGACCCCAACGCCTGATCAACCGTGGTGAACAGCTGAAAATTTTTATTTGCGGATGATCGGTAAATCGCAGTCCGAGTCCATAGGAATACACCTGTATCTGGTCGCCAATGCGAAGTCGTCTTAGCACAGAGGAGGGAAAATCAACCAGAAGGTTCTCTACCCCCCCATGTTTCCCGGTTACCGTTCCCAGTTTTCCCTTGCACGGACCGGTAATTACCTTCGCCACATTCCCCACGCATGAATAGGTCAACAAGGCGAGATTAGGACCATTCTTTTTGCCGACGATTTCCGTCTTATTATTACGGAGAGAGACCCCCGACTCTATATGATCCCCTGCCAGGCCAACACACCGGTCACCAACACGATAATTTACCACAACCCCACCTGTCCCAGGAAGGACCCTTGGTATACCATCGTAGCCAATCCGATACGGAGATGATTTCCCTAAAGGATGGGCAATCTGTCCTGACACGGTCAACATGACAAGGTCTCCGGCATTGGTCTTTGGCTCGCCAGCCGCTCTATTTCCAATTCTTTCCATAATGTATTGTTCTCCGTTTCTTCTTTACAATGGATACCAGAAACAGACCGAGTTTTTCCACCAGTCTTTCATTTCCTCATTTCTGTGTTCATGAAAAGGTTCCAGATCTCTATCAAAGGCATCCTCTTCATACTGTATAACAGGCATAATGATAGCATCCGGCACGCAAAGATGCACGACCGCAAGATTCAGACCGGCCCACAATAATTCAGTAACACCGGCCCTGGCAAATATCGGGAAGAGAAACGCCCTTTCAATTTCAACCTTCTGATCCATTCCCACCCGGTAACAGGGTATCCCCCATTTTCTGAGATACGAGCATATGACGGGCTCATTTTCCGGTAAATCCTCATTTACCGCACACTGTCGGGTAAGTATGAACCCTTTATGAGACACCAAAGCCGCGGTTAGCGCCACAGCATCCCTGAAACAATCAATAAATATATTATCCTGCCGAGCATCGGCGGGGTCTTTCTTTATTCTTACATCAAGGGAACCTGCAAGTGTTTCAAATCGATGAACCAGATTTTGATCTGCGCTCTTCGGAAGCAGTGATTCACTCATTGCGTCACCAATCCAGAAGACTTTTAAACCGGCCAGATCCGTTTCCATCCGGGCCATATCCCACTGGTTCAATATCGCCTTGAGAAAATACTTTGTCCCGTTTCCACCATTCTTATTCGCATGGACATTTTCCGATTTTTGTCCTGGTCCCGGCCGCACCGGCATTAAGGATTGGGGATTTGATACGTAATATTGGGTATTATCCAGTATCTGCCATAACTCCCTGGCAAGCCACAAGTCAAATTCATCTCCAAGCCTTTGGGTCAAAAGAAGGCCG of the Candidatus Brocadiaceae bacterium genome contains:
- a CDS encoding DUF4438 domain-containing protein — encoded protein: MERIGNRAAGEPKTNAGDLVMLTVSGQIAHPLGKSSPYRIGYDGIPRVLPGTGGVVVNYRVGDRCVGLAGDHIESGVSLRNNKTEIVGKKNGPNLALLTYSCVGNVAKVITGPCKGKLGTVTGKHGGVENLLVDFPSSVLRRLRIGDQIQVYSYGLGLRFTDHPQIKIFSCSPRLIRRWGLRTQTAHVQAPVTHCIPASIMGSGIGKSNAVRGDYDIQLFDPDIRRKYKLETLRFGDFVAIIHSDTRFGRSYRGGAITIGIIVHSDSTVSGHGPGVLTLLTATRRHIEPLKDPNANLSIVLGLRKLPAAKAYCPLIQTKRIPGKGTMMRKPCLPVRLTTKTRHRFPVT
- a CDS encoding LuxR C-terminal-related transcriptional regulator; protein product: MPLKSEFLKKDEKQSKQYCLPMIQKYITDDSVADFAIGEQSFLIIPENLLYEHDAFPKDKIVGKLKTNQKIYYIIKYSEKNGQREKVVNNLVEMLTRRELQIVMLVAEGKVNKQIANQLKISEWTVSTHLRRIFAKLGVDSRASMVYRCSELLSWYSKQFYHRNTM
- a CDS encoding serine protease translates to MDQETDRAIDALEDLAAGVDYALIGPQDSRVHEISTKRFPFNTVCYLGRDFGDGLWRGCTGALIGPKTVLTAGHCVYSHKFGRAPEKITVIPGRSDRVIMPYGSIISKRYYAPKRYVKAVHPRNSDRKGFDYGIIILPRAFLGIKEFMKLKSFSQAELDKIKQRALITIAGYPGDRPIGTLWRHTERLKKVTPRRLLYTVDTCPGHSGSPVWYLERENRRRFILGVHTSGILDELGRSYGCSKGAILAPPGMMNSGVRITPEVIENIRNPHRKTNDERTMIKLP